From Klebsiella electrica, the proteins below share one genomic window:
- a CDS encoding gamma-glutamylcyclotransferase family protein, whose translation MRIFVYGSLRRKQGNSHWMTNAQWLGDHSVNDYQLYSLGHYPGAVPGEGTVHGEVYRIDASTLAELDALRTKGGEYARHLIQTPYGSAWMYVYQRPVEGFTLIENGNWLDRDQY comes from the coding sequence ATGCGAATATTTGTTTACGGCAGTTTACGACGCAAACAAGGCAACAGCCACTGGATGACCAACGCTCAGTGGCTGGGCGATCATAGTGTCAACGATTATCAGCTGTACAGCCTGGGCCACTATCCAGGCGCGGTGCCGGGCGAAGGCACAGTACATGGTGAAGTGTATCGTATTGACGCATCAACGCTGGCCGAACTGGACGCGCTGCGCACCAAGGGTGGTGAGTACGCACGTCACCTGATCCAGACGCCTTATGGCAGCGCATGGATGTATGTCTATCAGCGCCCCGTTGAGGGCTTTACGCTGATAGAAAACGGCAACTGGTTAGACAGAGACCAGTATTAA